The following proteins are co-located in the Arctopsyche grandis isolate Sample6627 chromosome 3, ASM5162203v2, whole genome shotgun sequence genome:
- the LOC143909576 gene encoding zinc finger MYM-type protein 1-like, protein MWWQYIFPVTTATSERSFSTLRRLKTYLRNTMSENQLNGLALLNIHRDINVSAEKILDMFTIMTRRLDL, encoded by the exons atgtggtggcaatatatat TTCCGGTGACAACAGCCACAAGTGAACGGAGCTTTTCCACACTACGAcgactaaaaacatatttaagaaatacgatgtcggaaaatcaactaaatggacttgctttattaaatattcatagggatataaatgttagtgcagaaaaaatattagatatgtttaCGATAATGACGCGAAGATTGGATCTGTGA
- the Zpr1 gene encoding zinc finger protein Zpr1: MVDQQVKNGIEKFPIDDQEVVEIQSLCMNCHADGTTRLMATNIPFYKEVVLMSFNCDSCGFENNELQNCGAISEKGIKIVLKVMSPKDLNRKCVYTEFSKIIIPEVELEIPKNQKGAVTTIEGVIDRVVSGLQQDQVARRIDHPDDAYKIDQFILRLVKLKDVEQNGPFKFIVEDISGNSYIENPSAPQKDDKLTITYPERSMKENHELGFFTQQELNGFDESEEDSINTMNGIKDTLLHPIGAGEHSLEELQQGEVLTFRTNCPDCNRPCDTNMKMTNIPHFKEVVIMATTCDSCGHRTNEVKSGGGIEPLGVRMEVKIRNKLDFSRDVLKSDTCSLIIPELELESGPRSLCGRFTTIEGLITAMRTQLAGKDSMFAGDSADPSATNRFDDFIAKLDQVIAGNSVVTLILDDPAGNSFVQTLTDDGTADEGVKITKYTRTYENDEELGLNDMKTDSY, from the exons ATGGTTGACCAACAAGTTAAAAATGGTATTGAGAAATTTCCGATCGACGATCAAGAAGTTGTTGAAATACAATCACTCTGTATGAACTGCCACGctgat GGAACAACGCGTTTGATGGCAACAAATATTCCATTTTACAAGGAAGTggttttgatgtcttttaattgTGATTCTTGCGGTTTTGAAAATAACGAACTTCAAAATTGCGGTGCAATTTCAGAAAAAGGAATTAAAATTGTGTTGAAGGTGATGTCGCCGAAAGATTTGAATAGAAAATGCGTTTATACCGAATTTTCTAAAATAATCATACCAGAGGTTGAACTAGAGATACCAAAAAATCAAAAAGGAG CTGTTACTACTATCGAAGGTGTGATTGATAGAGTGGTATCCGGATTGCAGCAAGATCAAGTTGCGAGACGGATAGATCATCCGGATGATGCCTACAAAATAGATCAGTTTATTTTGCGTCTAGTCAAACTCAAGGACGTCGAACAGAATGGaccatttaaatttatcgttgaAGATATTAgtg GCAATAGTTATATAGAAAATCCCTCTGCTCCACAAAAAGATGATAAACTTACAATAACATATCCCGAAAGAAGCATGAAAGAAAATCACGAATTGGGTTTTTTTACACAAcaagag ttaAATGGTTTTGATGAATCTGAAGAGGATTCTATCAATACAATGAATGGAATTAAAGATACACTTTTACACCCAATTGGGGCAGGTGAACATTCTTTAGAAGAATTGCAACAGGGTGAAGTTCTGACTTTTCGAACTAATTGTCCAGATTGTAATCGTCCTTGCGatacaaatatgaaaatgaCAA ATATCCCACATTTCAAAGAGGTAGTAATAATGGCTACCACGTGTGACAGTTGTGGTCATCGGACTAACGAG gtaAAGTCAGGTGGGGGAATTGAACCACTCGGTGTTAGGATGGAagttaaaataagaaataaattggATTTTTCTAGAGATGTTTTGAAA TCAGATACATGCAGTTTAATAATTCCTGAACTTGAGTTGGAATCGGGTCCGAGATCTCTGTGTGGTCGTTTTACTACTATTGAAGGATTAATAACTGCAATGCGGACTCAGTTAGCTGGCAAGGATTCAATGTTTGCTGGAGATTCTGCAGATCCAAGTGCGACAAATAGATTTGAcga ttTTATTGCGAAATTAGATCAAGTCATTGCTGGAAATTCAGTAGTTACCTTGATTCTTGATGATCCTGCTGGAAATTCCTTTGTTCAGACTCTAACTGATGATGGTACTGCTGATGAAG gtgtgaaaattacaaaatatacacgaaCTTATGAAAATGATGAAGAATTGGGACTCAATGATATGAAAACAGACAGTTATtag
- the Skp2 gene encoding S-phase kinase-associated protein 2 — protein sequence MDRESTSSRTWSLMEENKNEKISEDMGVSLLRNNSVESLNSKDNIENCSPNAQRGIKRSHSRSSFSADVLLGLQDNEPPSKYGLTNHLLNCGSSNDEINVDETSSIGERKRFQVDCVGQNVITTCQSSNCNISECKDPSQESQGDAHGSPLTTCGPHPPFHKYSKSIARHTTFDDDNIKHEKNDVMNVLKLSDGSENKNNDNQSTLAINTIETVLDDFDVKKNRDEEVEIVGDTVEVENLDHVAPTPEKECFVANNLSFCESCSGASDSLPDTCASISCQDNENAFSKLFDEDVLSIFQWLPKKTLVRCMLVCKRWYRLSLNSRLWSRVCLCGVLPSGVIPNLMSRHPIVLRLANAQIVAPVIPCNITPPSVWRVQYLDLSAASVTPSCLAKILNLCPSLLRLSLEGLSMSEAASVALGHLKQLKVLNLALATGLGIEGAKSISSLASLEALNVAWTGLDSEAMDVLCNGLSSTIQRLNLSGFRKTLTERLVAVVVSRCPNLVELDLSDCVMMGEGLMPILRSVRKLEHLAISRCNRLSMADIAQLNHFSSLLCVDVFGLVTTPYNLSGLQTILPKIQLNQYVHSAIARPTVGNRRTSIWGLRTRD from the exons ATGGATCGTGAAAGTACTTCCAGTCGTACATGGAGCCTTatggaagaaaataaaaatgaaaag attTCCGAAGATATGGGAGTATCTTTATTGAGGAATAATTCTGTTGAATCTTTG AATTCCAAAGATAATATAGAAAATTGCAGTCCGAACGCGCAGAGGGGCATTAAACGATCGCATTCAAGATCTAGCTTCTCTGCCGATGTTTTATTAGGCTTGCAAGATAATGAGCCACCATCTAAATATGGTTTGACGAATCATTTATTAAACTGTGGCTCGAGtaatgatgaaataaatgtcGATGAAACTTCCTCCATTGGGGAGAGAAAAAGATTTCAAGTTGATTGTGTCGGTCAAAACGTAATTACCACATGTCAATCGTCTAATTGTAATATTTCCGAGTGTAAAGATCCT TCACAAGAATCGCAAGGTGATGCTCACGGTTCACCTCTTACTACTTGTGGGCCACATCCACCTTTTCATAAGTATTCAAAGTCAATAGCTAGACATACTACATTTGATGATGACAATATTAAACACGAAAAAAACG atgtGATGAATGTTTTGAAACTTTCTGATGGcagtgaaaataaaaacaatgataaTCAATCGACATTAGCTATAAACACAATAGAAACTGTCTTAGATGATTTTGATGTGAAGAAAAATCGTGATGAAGAAGTTGAAATTGTTGGAGATACAGTTGAAGTAGAAAATTTGGACCATGTCGCCCCCACACCGGAAAAGGAATGTTTTGTTGCTAATAATTTGTCATTTTGTGAGTCATGTAGTGGTGCTAGTGATTCTCTTCCGGACACATGTGCTAGTATAAGTTGTCAAGATAATGAAAATGCATTTTCGAAATTATTTGATGAGGATGTTTTGTCTATATTTCAATGGTTACCAAAAAAGACGCTAGTACGTTGTATGCTCGTTTGTAAAAg GTGGTACAGACTATCATTGAATAGTAGATTATGGTCCAGGGTTTGTCTTTGTGGAGTTCTACCTTCTGGAGTGATACCAAATTTGATGTCACGTCATCCCATTGTCCTGAGACTTGCAAATGCGCAg attgtaGCGCCTGTGATACCATGTAATATCACACCTCCAAGTGTATGGAGAGTGCAATATTTAGACTTGAGTGCAGCATCAGTGACTCCATCTTGTTTAGCAAAGATTTTAAATCTTTGTCCATCACTACTCCGTCTGAGTTTAGAAGGATTATCCATGTCTGAAGCAGCTTCAGTGGCGCTTGGACATTTGAAACAGTTAAAAGTTCTTAACTTAGCTCTTGCAACTGGTCTGGGTATAGAGGGAGCTAAATCAATTTCATCCCTAGCATCTTTAGAGGCTTTGAATGTCGCATGGACAGGGCTTGATTCAGAGGCGATGGATGTCTTGTGTAATGGTTTGTCATCTACTATTCAACGATTGAATTTATCTGGATTTAGGAAAACACTCACCGAAAgac TGGTTGCTGTAGTAGTTTCCCGCTGTCCAAATTTGGtagagttggatctttcagatTGTGTAATGATGGGTGAAGGATTAATGCCCATACTACGCAGTGTTAGAAAGCTTGAACATCTTGCCATTTCCCGATGTAATAGACTTTCAATGGCTGATATAGC tcaactgaaccatttttcgtcaTTACTGTGTGTAGATGTTTTTGGTTTAGTTACAACGCCATATAATTTGAGTGGATTACAAACTATTTTACCAAAAATTCAACTTAACCAATATGTTCacag CGCGATTGCTCGTCCCACAGTTGGCAATAGAAGAACTTCAATTTGGGGACTTAGAACAAGGGATTGA